In one Thunnus maccoyii chromosome 12, fThuMac1.1, whole genome shotgun sequence genomic region, the following are encoded:
- the LOC121908916 gene encoding uncharacterized protein LOC121908916: MILVNNLDLFASADTFNSRQVFVTVTFTVGADDYLIFGSGTKLFVTASVEQPVKPVVSVYPAAHLEGKSSLLCLASAMSPPLVQFSWKRKNKNGRLEDLPPAEGEQLELIESRHTASILLLHQQEKSTYKYRCYVKHEGGTVRAQTEQDISTLRSPTSASTAAPPATPTPAPSADPPADPPADPPAAPPAALVPSQYKVKLLCVLYTVLIVKSLVYCCGLSLLMILRNKGPSTNCTHAD; the protein is encoded by the exons atgatactggtTAATAATTTGGATTTATTCGCCTCAGCTGACACATTCAACAGCAGACAGGTTTTTGTCACAGTCACATTCACTGTGGGAGCTGATGACTACCTCATCTTTGGCTCTGGCACTAAACTGTTTGTAACAG CTTCAGTTGAGCAGCCAGTGAAGCCCGTGGTGAGCGTGTACCCAGCAGCCCACCTGGAGGGGAAGAGCTCCCTGCTGTGTCTGGCCTCAGCCATGTCTCCTCCTCTGGTCCAGTTCTCctggaaaagaaagaataagaacGGCCGGCTGGAGGATCTGCCCCCTGCTGAGGGAGAGCAGCTGGAGCTCATAGAGTCGAGACACACtgcctccatcctgctgctcCATCAGCAAGAGAAGAGCACATATAAATACCGCTGCTATGTCAAGCACGAAGGGGGCACAGTGAGGGCCCAAACAGAACAAG ataTTTCTACTCTTCGTTCACCAACATCAGCTTCAACTGCAGCTCCACCAGCAACTCCAACACCAGCTCCATCAGCAGATCCACCAGCAGATCCACCAGCAGATCCACCAGCAGCTCCACCAGCAGCTCTTGTCCCGTCTCAGTACAAggtgaagctgctctgtgtgctgtaCACAGTGCTGATAGTGAAGAGTCTGGTGTACTGCTGTGGACTCTCTCTGCTGATGATCCTCAGAAACAAGGGACCGTCCACCAACTGCACAcatgctgactga
- the LOC121908920 gene encoding uncharacterized protein LOC121908920 isoform X1, translating to MILVHNLDSFTSADTFNSRQVFVTVSFTVGGYSYPIFGSGTKLYVVEQVVKPVVSVYPAASRAHLEGKSSLLCLASAMSPPLVQFSWKRQKKNGPLENLTLAEGQQLELREPGRTVAILLLHQQENSTYKYHCYVKHEGVTVEAQTEQAASCPPEREPADLPALQQADLSFQSQCQVKLLCVLYTVLIVKSLVYCCGLSLLMILRNKGPSTNCTHAD from the exons atgatactggtTCATAATTTGGATTCGTTCACCTCAGCTGACACATTCAACAGCAGACAGGTTTTTGTCACAGTCTCATTCACTGTGGGAGGATATAGCTACCCCATCTTTGGCTCTGGAACTAAACTGTATGTAG ttgagcaggtagtgaagcCCGTGGTGAGCGTGTACCCAGCAGCATCCAGAGCCCACCTGGAGGGGAAGAGCTCCCTGCTGTGTCTGGCCTCAGCCATGTCTCCTCCTCTGGTCCAGTTCtcctggaaaagacagaagaagaacggCCCGCTGGAGAATCTGACCCTTGCTGAGGGACAGCAGCTGGAGCTCAGAGAGCCGGGACGCACCGTCGCCATCCTGCTGCTCCATCAGCAAGAGAACAGCACATATAAATACCACTGCTACGTCAAGCACGAGGGGGTAACAGTGGAGGCCCAAACAGAACAAG cagcCTCCTGTCCTCCAGAGAGAGAGCCAGCAGACCTGCCAGCTCTGCAGCAAGCTGACT tgtcctTCCAGTCTCAGTGCCAggtgaagctgctctgtgtgctgtaCACAGTGCTGATAGTGAAGAGTCTGGTGTACTGCTGTGGACTCTCTCTGCTGATGATCCTCAGAAACAAGGGACCGTCCACCAACTGCACAcatgctgactga
- the LOC121908920 gene encoding uncharacterized protein LOC121908920 isoform X2 — MILVHNLDSFTSADTFNSRQVFVTVSFTVGGYSYPIFGSGTKLYVVEQVVKPVVSVYPAASRAHLEGKSSLLCLASAMSPPLVQFSWKRQKKNGPLENLTLAEGQQLELREPGRTVAILLLHQQENSTYKYHCYVKHEGVTVEAQTEQASCPPEREPADLPALQQADLSFQSQCQVKLLCVLYTVLIVKSLVYCCGLSLLMILRNKGPSTNCTHAD, encoded by the exons atgatactggtTCATAATTTGGATTCGTTCACCTCAGCTGACACATTCAACAGCAGACAGGTTTTTGTCACAGTCTCATTCACTGTGGGAGGATATAGCTACCCCATCTTTGGCTCTGGAACTAAACTGTATGTAG ttgagcaggtagtgaagcCCGTGGTGAGCGTGTACCCAGCAGCATCCAGAGCCCACCTGGAGGGGAAGAGCTCCCTGCTGTGTCTGGCCTCAGCCATGTCTCCTCCTCTGGTCCAGTTCtcctggaaaagacagaagaagaacggCCCGCTGGAGAATCTGACCCTTGCTGAGGGACAGCAGCTGGAGCTCAGAGAGCCGGGACGCACCGTCGCCATCCTGCTGCTCCATCAGCAAGAGAACAGCACATATAAATACCACTGCTACGTCAAGCACGAGGGGGTAACAGTGGAGGCCCAAACAGAACAAG cCTCCTGTCCTCCAGAGAGAGAGCCAGCAGACCTGCCAGCTCTGCAGCAAGCTGACT tgtcctTCCAGTCTCAGTGCCAggtgaagctgctctgtgtgctgtaCACAGTGCTGATAGTGAAGAGTCTGGTGTACTGCTGTGGACTCTCTCTGCTGATGATCCTCAGAAACAAGGGACCGTCCACCAACTGCACAcatgctgactga